From a single Pseudomonas serboccidentalis genomic region:
- a CDS encoding OprD family porin: MSTSPAPYAIPGLIALALTGAALPALAEEAGFVEGASANLNLRNFYINRNFTNPTKAQGKAEEWTQSFILDAKSGFTQGTVGFGMDVLGLYSVKLDGGKGTGGTQLLPLDHDGRPADNFGRTNVAFKAKLSQTEIKVGEWMPVLPILRSDDGRSLPQTFRGGQITSKEIDGLTLYGGQFRANSPRDDSSMSDMSMFGKSAFTSDRFNFQGGEYVFNEKRTQIGLWNAELKDIYSQQYVNLIHSQPLGDWTLGANLGFFYGKDDGSARAGELDNKTWSGMFSARYGGNTFYVGLQKLTGDSAWMRVNGTSGGTLANDSYNASYDNAQERSWQVRHDYNFAALGIPGLTLMNRYISGDNVHSGTTTDGKEWGRESELGYTVQSGTLRNLNVRWRNSTLRRDFSNNEFDENRLIISYPISLL, from the coding sequence ATGAGCACCTCCCCTGCGCCGTACGCAATTCCCGGCCTGATCGCCCTGGCCCTGACCGGTGCCGCCCTGCCCGCCCTCGCCGAAGAAGCGGGTTTTGTCGAAGGCGCCAGCGCCAACCTGAACCTGCGCAACTTCTATATCAACCGCAACTTCACCAACCCGACCAAGGCACAGGGCAAGGCTGAAGAGTGGACGCAGAGCTTCATCCTCGACGCCAAATCCGGTTTCACCCAAGGCACCGTCGGTTTCGGTATGGACGTGCTCGGCCTGTATTCTGTAAAGCTTGATGGCGGCAAAGGCACGGGCGGCACCCAGTTGTTGCCGCTGGACCATGACGGTCGTCCGGCGGACAACTTCGGCCGCACCAATGTGGCATTCAAGGCCAAGCTGTCGCAGACCGAGATCAAGGTCGGCGAATGGATGCCGGTGCTGCCGATCCTGCGTTCGGATGACGGGCGTTCGCTGCCGCAAACCTTCCGTGGCGGCCAGATCACCTCGAAGGAGATCGATGGTCTGACCCTGTACGGCGGGCAGTTCCGCGCCAACAGCCCGCGCGACGACAGCAGCATGAGCGACATGTCGATGTTCGGTAAATCGGCGTTCACCTCCGATCGCTTCAACTTCCAGGGCGGTGAATACGTTTTCAACGAAAAACGCACGCAGATCGGCCTGTGGAACGCCGAACTCAAGGACATCTACAGCCAGCAATACGTCAACCTGATCCACAGCCAGCCGCTCGGCGACTGGACCCTGGGCGCCAACCTCGGGTTCTTCTACGGCAAGGATGACGGCAGCGCCCGCGCCGGTGAGCTGGACAACAAGACCTGGTCGGGGATGTTTTCGGCCCGGTACGGCGGCAACACCTTCTACGTCGGCCTGCAAAAACTCACCGGCGACAGCGCCTGGATGCGGGTCAACGGCACCAGCGGCGGCACCCTGGCCAACGACAGCTACAACGCCAGCTACGACAACGCCCAAGAGCGCTCATGGCAGGTGCGCCACGACTACAACTTCGCCGCTCTGGGCATCCCCGGCCTGACCCTGATGAACCGCTACATCAGCGGCGACAACGTGCACTCCGGGACCACCACCGACGGCAAGGAATGGGGCCGCGAATCGGAACTGGGCTACACCGTGCAAAGCGGCACCCTGCGCAACCTGAACGTGCGCTGGCGCAACTCGACCCTGCGCCGCGACTTCAGCAACAACGAGTTCGACGAGAACCGCCTGATCATCAGCTATCCGATCAGCCTGCTCTGA
- the emhC gene encoding efflux RND transporter outer membrane subunit EmhC yields MSKSLLSIAVAAFVLSGCSLIPDYQQPEAPVAGQYPQGPAYSPAQAPAQAAAEQGWKQFFHDPALQQLIQVSLENNRDLRVAALNIDAYAAQYRIQRADLFPAVSANASGSRQRVPARASQTGESSITSSYSATVGISAYELDLFGRVRSLSEQALQQYFATEEARRSTQISLVASVANAYLTWQADKELLKLTQDTLGAFEESYKLTSRSNEVGVASALDLAQSRTSVENARAQLAKYTRQVAQDENSLTLLLGTGIPANLQAARPLSDDLLSDVPAGLPSDLLQRRPDILQAEYNLKAANANIGAARAAFFPSISLTANAGSLSPDLSGLFKGGSGTWLFQPQINLPIFNAGSLRASLDYSKIQKDIGVANYEKAIQTGFQEVADGLAARQTYTEQLQAQRDFVQANQDYYRLAERRYRIGVDSNLTFLDAQRQLFSAQQALITDRLAQLTSAVNLYKALGGGWNAQTAQNEPLKEEAPKMKLF; encoded by the coding sequence ATGAGCAAGTCGCTACTCTCCATCGCAGTCGCTGCCTTCGTGCTGAGCGGTTGCTCGCTGATACCCGATTATCAGCAGCCTGAAGCACCGGTCGCGGGCCAATACCCGCAGGGCCCAGCGTACTCGCCGGCCCAGGCCCCGGCGCAGGCCGCTGCCGAGCAAGGCTGGAAGCAGTTTTTCCATGACCCGGCGCTGCAACAGCTGATCCAGGTGTCCCTGGAAAACAACCGCGACCTGCGTGTCGCGGCGCTGAACATCGACGCTTACGCGGCTCAATACCGCATCCAGCGTGCCGATCTGTTCCCGGCGGTATCGGCCAACGCCAGCGGCAGCCGTCAGCGGGTTCCGGCCCGTGCGTCGCAGACCGGTGAATCGAGCATCACCAGCTCCTACTCCGCCACCGTCGGCATCAGCGCCTACGAACTCGACCTGTTCGGTCGGGTTCGCAGCCTGAGCGAACAAGCGCTGCAACAATACTTCGCCACCGAAGAAGCGCGGCGCAGCACCCAGATCAGCCTGGTGGCCAGCGTGGCTAACGCCTACCTGACCTGGCAGGCCGACAAGGAACTGCTCAAGCTGACGCAAGACACCCTCGGTGCCTTCGAAGAAAGCTACAAGCTGACCAGCCGCAGCAACGAAGTCGGTGTGGCCTCGGCGCTGGACCTGGCGCAGTCGCGCACCTCGGTGGAAAACGCCCGGGCGCAACTGGCCAAGTACACCCGTCAGGTGGCTCAGGACGAAAACAGCCTGACCCTGCTGCTCGGCACCGGCATCCCGGCCAACCTGCAAGCGGCCAGACCGCTGTCGGATGACCTGCTCAGCGACGTACCGGCCGGTCTGCCGTCGGATCTGCTACAACGTCGTCCGGACATCCTGCAGGCCGAGTACAACCTGAAGGCCGCCAACGCCAACATCGGTGCCGCCCGTGCAGCGTTCTTCCCGAGCATCAGCCTGACCGCCAACGCGGGCAGCCTGAGCCCGGACCTGTCCGGCCTGTTCAAGGGTGGTTCGGGGACGTGGCTGTTCCAGCCGCAGATCAACCTGCCGATCTTCAACGCCGGCAGCCTGCGCGCCAGCCTCGACTACTCCAAGATCCAGAAGGACATTGGCGTGGCGAACTACGAGAAGGCGATTCAGACCGGCTTCCAGGAAGTTGCCGACGGCCTGGCCGCGCGCCAGACCTATACCGAACAGCTGCAAGCGCAGCGTGACTTCGTGCAGGCCAACCAGGATTACTACCGCCTGGCCGAGCGTCGTTACCGCATCGGTGTCGACAGCAACCTGACCTTCCTCGATGCCCAGCGTCAGCTGTTCAGCGCGCAACAGGCACTGATCACCGACCGCCTCGCGCAACTGACCAGTGCGGTCAACCTGTACAAGGCATTGGGTGGTGGCTGGAATGCGCAGACCGCGCAGAACGAACCGCTGAAAGAAGAAGCACCGAAGATGAAGCTGTTCTGA
- the emhB gene encoding efflux RND transporter permease subunit EmhB — MSKFFIDRPIFAWVIALVIMLVGALSILKLPINQYPSIAPPAIAISVTYPGASAQTVQDTVVQVIEQQLNGIDNLRYVSSESNSDGSMTITATFEQGTNSDTAQVQVQNKLNLATPLLPQEVQQQGIRVTKAVKNFLLVIGVVSRDGSMSKDDLSNYIVSNMQDPISRTAGVGDFQVFGAQYAMRIWLDPAKLNNFNLTPVDVKTAIAAQNVQVSSGQLGGLPAVQGQQLNATIIGKTRLQTAEQFKEILLKVNKDGSQVRLKDVADVGLGGENYAISAQFNGSPASGLAVKLANGANALDTAKALRKTIDDLKPFFPQGMEVVFPYDTTPVVTESIKGVVHTLVEAIALVFLVMFLFLQNFRATVITTMTVPVVLLGTFGILAAAGFSINTLTMFGMVLAIGLLVDDAIVVVENVERVMSEEGLSPKEATKKSMGQIQGALVGIALVLSAVLLPMAFFSGSTGVIYKQFSITIVSAMALSVMVALIFTPALCATMLKPIPKGEHGTPKKGFFGWFNRNFDRGVQSYERGVGNMLSRKAPYLLAYLLIVVGMIWLFTRIPTAFLPEEDQGVLFAQVQTPAGSSAQRTQVVVDEMREYLLRPNKDGGEADAVASVFTVTGFNFAGRGQSSGMAFIMLKPWDERNADNSVFNLAARAQQHFFSFRDAMVFAFAPPAVLELGNATGFDVFLQDRAGIGHEKLMQARNQFLGMAAQSKVLTQVRPNGLNDEPQFQLEIDDEKASALGITISDINNTLSIALGSSYVNDFIDRGRVKKVYVQGQPDSRMSPEDLKKWYVRNAQGTMVPFSAFAKGEWIYGSPKLARYNGVEAVEVLGAPAPGYSTGEAMAEVEAIAKKLPAGVGISWTGLSYEERLSGSQAPALYALSLLMVFLCLAALYESWSIPIAVMLVVPLGIIGALMATSLRGLSNDVYFQVGLLTTIGLAAKNAILIVEFAKELHEQGRSLRDAAIEACRMRLRPIIMTSLAFVLGVVPLAISTGAGSGSQHAIGTGVIGGMLTATILAIFWVPLFFVTVSSMGQRKIADQDETTETPKEAGQ; from the coding sequence ATGTCAAAATTCTTCATCGACCGTCCGATTTTCGCCTGGGTAATTGCCCTGGTGATCATGTTGGTCGGGGCACTATCGATCCTGAAATTGCCGATCAACCAGTACCCGAGCATTGCGCCACCGGCCATTGCGATCTCCGTGACCTACCCGGGTGCTTCGGCACAAACGGTTCAGGACACCGTGGTCCAGGTGATCGAGCAGCAGCTCAACGGTATCGACAACCTGCGTTATGTATCGTCGGAAAGTAACTCCGACGGCAGCATGACCATCACCGCGACCTTCGAGCAAGGCACCAACTCCGACACCGCGCAGGTTCAGGTTCAGAACAAGCTGAACCTGGCCACCCCGCTGTTGCCGCAGGAAGTGCAGCAACAGGGTATCCGCGTGACCAAGGCAGTGAAGAACTTCCTCTTGGTGATCGGCGTGGTGTCGCGTGACGGCAGCATGTCCAAGGACGACTTGTCCAACTACATCGTGTCGAACATGCAGGACCCGATCTCGCGGACCGCCGGTGTCGGTGACTTCCAGGTCTTCGGTGCCCAGTACGCGATGCGCATCTGGCTCGACCCGGCCAAGTTGAACAACTTCAACCTGACCCCGGTCGACGTGAAAACCGCCATTGCGGCGCAGAACGTCCAGGTCTCGTCCGGTCAGCTCGGTGGTTTGCCTGCGGTACAGGGCCAGCAACTGAACGCCACGATCATCGGCAAGACCCGTCTGCAGACAGCCGAACAGTTCAAGGAAATCCTGCTCAAGGTCAACAAGGACGGCTCGCAGGTTCGCCTCAAAGACGTCGCCGACGTTGGCCTCGGTGGCGAAAACTACGCCATCAGCGCCCAGTTCAACGGCAGCCCGGCTTCCGGTCTGGCAGTGAAACTGGCCAACGGTGCCAACGCCCTCGACACCGCCAAGGCTCTGCGCAAGACGATTGATGACCTCAAGCCGTTCTTCCCGCAAGGCATGGAAGTCGTATTCCCGTACGACACCACTCCGGTGGTGACCGAGTCGATCAAAGGTGTGGTTCACACCCTGGTCGAAGCGATCGCGCTGGTGTTCCTGGTGATGTTCCTGTTCCTGCAAAACTTCCGCGCCACCGTCATCACCACCATGACCGTACCGGTGGTATTGCTGGGTACGTTCGGCATCCTCGCCGCCGCCGGTTTCAGCATTAACACGCTGACCATGTTCGGCATGGTGCTGGCCATCGGCTTGCTGGTGGACGACGCCATCGTCGTGGTAGAAAACGTCGAGCGGGTGATGAGCGAAGAAGGCTTGTCACCGAAGGAGGCGACCAAAAAGTCCATGGGCCAGATCCAGGGTGCGCTGGTGGGTATCGCCCTCGTACTCTCCGCGGTATTGCTGCCGATGGCGTTCTTCAGCGGCTCCACCGGGGTGATCTACAAGCAGTTCTCGATCACCATCGTCTCGGCCATGGCCTTGTCGGTAATGGTCGCCTTGATCTTCACCCCGGCGCTGTGCGCCACCATGCTCAAGCCGATTCCGAAAGGCGAGCACGGCACGCCGAAAAAAGGCTTCTTCGGCTGGTTCAACCGCAATTTCGACCGTGGTGTGCAGAGTTATGAGCGCGGCGTCGGCAACATGCTGTCGCGCAAAGCACCCTACCTGCTGGCCTACCTGCTGATCGTCGTCGGCATGATCTGGCTGTTCACCCGCATTCCGACCGCGTTCCTGCCGGAAGAAGACCAAGGCGTACTGTTCGCTCAGGTACAGACCCCGGCCGGCTCCAGTGCCCAGCGTACTCAAGTGGTCGTGGATGAAATGCGTGAATACCTGCTGCGTCCGAACAAGGACGGCGGTGAGGCGGATGCGGTGGCCTCGGTGTTCACCGTCACCGGCTTCAACTTCGCCGGCCGTGGTCAGAGTTCGGGTATGGCGTTCATCATGCTCAAGCCGTGGGACGAACGTAACGCTGACAACAGCGTGTTCAACCTGGCGGCCCGTGCCCAGCAGCACTTCTTCAGCTTCCGTGATGCCATGGTGTTCGCCTTTGCCCCGCCAGCGGTACTGGAGCTGGGTAACGCCACCGGTTTCGACGTGTTCCTGCAGGACCGTGCCGGTATCGGCCACGAAAAACTGATGCAAGCTCGCAACCAGTTCCTCGGCATGGCCGCTCAGAGCAAAGTCCTGACGCAAGTGCGTCCCAACGGGCTGAACGATGAGCCACAGTTCCAGCTGGAAATCGATGACGAGAAGGCCAGTGCCCTGGGCATTACCATCAGCGACATCAACAACACCCTGTCGATTGCCTTGGGCAGTAGCTACGTCAACGACTTCATCGACCGTGGTCGGGTGAAGAAGGTGTACGTGCAAGGCCAGCCGGATTCGCGCATGAGCCCGGAAGACCTGAAGAAGTGGTACGTGCGTAACGCCCAAGGCACCATGGTTCCGTTCTCCGCATTCGCCAAGGGCGAGTGGATTTACGGCTCGCCGAAACTGGCGCGCTACAACGGTGTGGAAGCGGTCGAGGTATTGGGTGCTCCGGCGCCGGGTTACTCCACCGGTGAAGCGATGGCCGAAGTCGAAGCGATTGCCAAGAAGCTGCCGGCGGGTGTCGGTATTTCCTGGACCGGTCTGTCCTACGAGGAACGTCTGTCGGGCTCGCAAGCGCCGGCGCTGTATGCCCTGTCGCTGCTGATGGTGTTCCTGTGTCTGGCGGCGCTGTATGAAAGCTGGTCGATTCCGATCGCGGTCATGCTCGTGGTGCCACTGGGGATCATCGGTGCATTGATGGCCACCAGCCTGCGCGGTCTGTCCAACGACGTGTACTTCCAGGTAGGTCTGTTGACGACCATCGGTCTTGCGGCTAAAAACGCCATTCTGATCGTCGAGTTCGCCAAGGAGCTGCACGAGCAAGGGCGCAGTCTGCGCGATGCCGCGATCGAAGCGTGTCGCATGCGTCTGCGACCGATCATCATGACCTCGCTGGCGTTCGTCCTCGGTGTAGTACCGTTGGCGATCTCCACCGGCGCCGGTTCAGGCAGTCAGCACGCGATCGGTACCGGCGTAATTGGCGGTATGCTCACGGCTACGATCCTGGCGATCTTCTGGGTCCCACTGTTCTTCGTCACGGTTTCGTCCATGGGCCAGCGTAAAATCGCCGACCAGGACGAGACGACTGAAACTCCTAAAGAGGCTGGCCAATGA
- the emhA gene encoding efflux RND transporter periplasmic adaptor subunit EmhA produces the protein MQFKPAVTALVTAVALASLLSGCKKEEAAPAAPPPQVGVVTLQPQAFTLTSELPGRTSAYRIAEVRPQVNGIILKRLFKEGGDVKAGQQLYQIDPAVYEATLKSAEASLRSTKSISDRYKQLVDEQAVSRQEYDTAVSNRLQSEASLQSAQINVRYTKVYAPISGRIGRSSVTEGALVSNGQADAMAVIQQLDPIYVDVTQSSVELLELRRELESGRLQKAGDNAAAVKLTLEDGSQYKLDGKLEFSEVSVDQTTGSVTLRAVFPNPDHTLLPGMFVHAQLQAGVNSAAILAPQQGVTRDLKGTPTALVVGPDNKVELRQLKASRTVGSQWLIEDGLKAGDRLITEGLQFVKPGIEVKPSEATNVGAKNPAPAQAADKAAGGKGE, from the coding sequence ATGCAATTCAAGCCAGCTGTTACCGCTCTGGTCACTGCCGTCGCCCTGGCATCGCTGCTCAGCGGATGTAAAAAGGAAGAAGCGGCCCCGGCCGCTCCGCCTCCTCAGGTCGGCGTCGTCACCCTGCAACCACAAGCGTTCACCCTCACGTCCGAACTGCCGGGCCGCACCAGTGCGTACCGCATCGCTGAAGTTCGACCACAGGTCAACGGCATCATTCTCAAGCGTCTGTTCAAGGAAGGCGGCGATGTCAAAGCCGGCCAGCAGCTGTATCAGATCGATCCGGCGGTCTATGAAGCGACCCTGAAAAGCGCCGAAGCCAGCCTGCGTTCGACCAAGTCGATCTCCGACCGCTACAAGCAACTGGTCGATGAGCAGGCCGTGAGCCGTCAGGAATACGACACCGCTGTCTCCAACCGCCTGCAATCGGAAGCATCGCTGCAGAGCGCGCAGATCAACGTGCGTTACACCAAGGTCTACGCGCCGATCTCCGGCCGTATCGGCCGCTCTTCGGTGACCGAAGGCGCACTGGTCAGCAATGGCCAGGCCGACGCCATGGCGGTGATCCAGCAACTGGACCCGATCTATGTCGACGTGACCCAGTCTTCGGTCGAATTGCTGGAACTGCGTCGCGAACTGGAAAGCGGTCGTCTGCAAAAGGCCGGCGACAATGCGGCAGCGGTCAAGCTGACCCTTGAAGACGGCAGCCAGTACAAGCTTGACGGCAAGCTGGAATTCTCCGAAGTGTCGGTTGATCAGACCACCGGCTCCGTGACCCTGCGCGCGGTATTCCCGAACCCCGATCACACGCTGCTGCCAGGTATGTTCGTCCACGCCCAGTTGCAGGCGGGTGTGAACAGCGCGGCGATCCTCGCCCCGCAACAAGGCGTGACCCGTGACCTCAAAGGCACGCCGACCGCGCTGGTCGTTGGCCCGGACAACAAGGTCGAGTTGCGTCAGCTCAAGGCCAGCCGCACCGTCGGCAGCCAGTGGCTGATCGAAGACGGCCTGAAGGCCGGCGACCGACTGATCACCGAAGGTCTGCAATTCGTCAAACCGGGCATCGAAGTCAAGCCAAGCGAGGCGACCAACGTCGGCGCAAAGAACCCGGCCCCCGCACAGGCAGCTGACAAAGCCGCCGGCGGCAAAGGGGAGTAA
- the emhR gene encoding efflux system transcriptional repressor EmhR codes for MVRRTKEEAQETRSQILEAAEKAFYERGVARTTLADIATMAGVTRGAIYWHFSNKADLVQAMLDSLREPLDELARASESEDELDPLGCMRELLIHLFHQVALDPKTRRINEILFHKCEFTDEMCDLRQQRREVSLDCNTRIALTLRNAVNRGQLPEDLDTARAAISIHAYIDGLLYGWLLAPDSFQLHAEAERWVDTGLDMLRLSPSLRK; via the coding sequence ATGGTCCGTCGTACCAAAGAGGAAGCTCAGGAAACGCGAAGCCAGATTCTCGAAGCGGCCGAGAAAGCGTTTTATGAAAGGGGCGTGGCCCGCACGACCCTGGCGGATATCGCGACGATGGCCGGCGTCACGCGCGGTGCCATCTATTGGCATTTCAGCAACAAGGCCGATCTGGTACAGGCCATGCTCGACTCTTTGCGTGAGCCACTGGATGAGCTGGCCCGGGCCAGTGAAAGTGAGGATGAGCTGGATCCGCTGGGCTGCATGCGCGAATTGCTGATTCATTTGTTTCATCAAGTTGCGCTGGACCCGAAGACCCGGCGTATCAACGAAATTCTGTTTCATAAGTGCGAGTTCACCGATGAAATGTGCGATCTGCGTCAGCAGCGCCGGGAAGTCAGTCTCGATTGCAACACGCGCATCGCTCTGACCCTGCGTAATGCGGTAAATCGCGGCCAGTTGCCGGAAGATCTCGACACTGCCCGGGCGGCCATCAGCATTCATGCTTATATCGATGGCCTCCTGTATGGATGGCTATTGGCGCCCGACAGCTTCCAACTGCATGCTGAAGCCGAGCGCTGGGTCGATACAGGACTGGATATGCTGCGCCTGAGCCCCAGCCTGCGCAAATGA